In Halanaeroarchaeum sp. HSR-CO, one DNA window encodes the following:
- a CDS encoding methylated-DNA--[protein]-cysteine S-methyltransferase, with amino-acid sequence MEYTLLGGGVTIDADLVAADRTAMVRQLDEYAAGDRQAFDLSVTYPDSFVGRVMRAMAEIPYGETRTYGDLAETLDTAPVAVGQGAGRNPVPLIVPCHRVVAADSLGGYSAPGGVSLKERLLAHEGVLD; translated from the coding sequence ATGGAGTACACCCTGCTCGGCGGTGGCGTGACCATCGACGCGGACCTGGTCGCCGCCGACCGGACCGCCATGGTCCGCCAGCTCGACGAGTACGCCGCTGGCGACCGGCAGGCGTTCGACCTCTCGGTCACCTATCCCGACTCGTTTGTCGGGCGAGTCATGCGGGCGATGGCCGAGATTCCGTACGGCGAGACCAGGACCTACGGCGATCTGGCAGAAACGCTGGACACGGCACCAGTCGCCGTGGGGCAGGGTGCCGGCCGGAATCCCGTGCCGCTCATCGTCCCCTGTCACCGCGTCGTCGCGGCGGATTCACTCGGGGGGTACTCGGCACCCGGCGGCGTCTCGCTCAAGGAGCGACTGCTCGCCCACGAGGGCGTGCTCGACTAG
- the rnhB gene encoding ribonuclease HII, producing MRFGVDEAGKGPVLGSMFAAAVLADPDTIPDGVADSKRLSPARREALAATLREDPDVHVGVAEITTSVIDDPQTDMNTLTVRAQAEALSQVARDGVHGLLDAGDTDEVRFAHRVRERVGADLDITAEHGADDSDDLVAAASIIAKVERDAHVESLAAGYEADLGSGYPSDETTISFLTDYLATAGQLPDCARTSWSTCQRLVSDAEQADLDQF from the coding sequence ATGCGATTTGGGGTCGACGAAGCCGGGAAGGGGCCCGTTCTGGGATCGATGTTCGCAGCCGCGGTGCTCGCCGACCCCGACACCATCCCCGACGGGGTCGCCGACTCGAAACGGCTCAGTCCCGCTCGCCGCGAGGCCCTGGCCGCGACGCTCCGCGAGGACCCGGACGTCCACGTCGGCGTCGCGGAGATCACCACCTCCGTCATCGACGACCCACAGACCGACATGAACACGTTGACCGTTCGCGCCCAGGCCGAGGCGCTCTCCCAGGTCGCCAGGGACGGCGTCCACGGCCTCCTCGACGCTGGCGATACCGACGAAGTGCGGTTCGCCCACCGGGTCCGCGAGCGGGTCGGGGCGGACCTCGACATCACTGCAGAACACGGTGCCGACGACAGCGACGACCTCGTCGCCGCCGCGAGCATCATCGCGAAGGTCGAACGCGACGCCCACGTCGAATCGCTGGCGGCGGGGTACGAGGCCGACCTGGGCAGCGGGTACCCGAGCGACGAGACGACGATCTCCTTTCTCACCGACTATCTGGCGACGGCGGGACAGCTCCCCGACTGTGCGAGAACCTCGTGGTCGACCTGCCAGCGTCTCGTCTCGGACGCCGAGCAGGCCGACCTCGACCAGTTCTAG
- a CDS encoding tRNA pseudouridine(54/55) synthase Pus10, with amino-acid sequence MSLLDDARAVLAEGPVCDACLGRPFADRSFGLTNAERGRALRVAVAMAVDEPYETPDEQCWVCEGLCETFDDWADRVVDAIGDVEFETYQVGTRPPPLVEENEAMLRDLAGLSDDAGEPFKSEFNREVGKRVGQETGAEVDFNRPDVQATIDVEGDAVEVHVNSAFVYGRYRKLERGIPQTEWPCRECGGSGERAGEPCLYCEGTGYQYPESVEQLTTPPVVEAMDGDSATFHGAGREDIDARMLGTGRPFVIEVETPRKRSPDVTVLEEAINDFAEGAVEVEDIHLATYEMVERVKELDASKTYRAEVEFGASVDPDALDEAMATLEGETIEQSTPERVDHRRASKVRKRQVYEAAGTMSDDTHATVEIHGEGGLYIKELISSDNGRTEPSLAGLLDVDAMVTHLDVLAVEGESEPFEDDDFFRD; translated from the coding sequence ATGAGCCTGCTGGACGACGCGCGTGCGGTCCTCGCCGAGGGACCGGTCTGCGACGCCTGCCTGGGACGGCCCTTCGCGGACCGGAGTTTCGGCCTGACGAATGCCGAACGGGGCCGGGCACTCCGCGTCGCGGTCGCGATGGCCGTCGACGAGCCCTACGAGACTCCCGACGAGCAATGCTGGGTCTGTGAGGGATTGTGCGAGACGTTCGACGACTGGGCCGACCGCGTGGTCGACGCCATCGGCGACGTCGAGTTCGAGACCTACCAGGTCGGCACGCGTCCGCCACCGCTCGTCGAGGAGAACGAGGCGATGCTCCGGGATCTGGCAGGACTGTCGGACGACGCCGGCGAACCGTTCAAATCCGAGTTCAACCGCGAGGTGGGAAAGCGCGTCGGGCAGGAGACGGGCGCCGAGGTGGATTTCAACCGGCCTGACGTCCAGGCCACCATCGACGTCGAGGGCGACGCGGTCGAGGTGCACGTCAACTCGGCGTTCGTCTACGGCCGCTATCGAAAGCTCGAACGCGGCATCCCCCAGACCGAGTGGCCCTGCCGAGAGTGTGGCGGCAGTGGAGAGCGGGCCGGTGAGCCCTGTCTGTACTGCGAGGGGACGGGCTACCAGTACCCCGAAAGCGTCGAGCAGTTGACCACCCCTCCCGTCGTCGAGGCGATGGACGGCGATTCCGCGACGTTCCACGGCGCCGGCAGAGAGGACATCGACGCCCGGATGCTCGGAACGGGCCGTCCCTTCGTCATCGAAGTCGAGACGCCCCGCAAGCGGTCCCCCGACGTGACCGTCCTCGAAGAAGCCATCAACGACTTCGCCGAGGGAGCCGTCGAAGTCGAGGACATCCATCTCGCGACCTACGAGATGGTCGAACGCGTGAAGGAACTCGACGCGTCGAAGACCTACCGTGCCGAGGTCGAGTTCGGGGCGTCAGTGGATCCCGACGCCCTCGACGAGGCGATGGCGACACTCGAGGGGGAGACGATCGAACAGTCGACGCCCGAGCGTGTGGACCATCGGCGGGCGAGCAAGGTCCGGAAGCGCCAGGTCTACGAGGCCGCTGGTACGATGTCGGACGACACCCACGCGACCGTCGAGATCCACGGCGAGGGCGGTCTCTACATCAAGGAGTTGATCAGCAGCGACAACGGTCGGACGGAGCCGAGCCTGGCCGGCCTCCTCGACGTCGACGCGATGGTCACCCACCTCGACGTACTGGCCGTCGAGGGCGAGTCGGAACCGTTCGAGGACGACGACTTCTTCAGGGACTGA
- the trmY gene encoding tRNA (pseudouridine(54)-N(1))-methyltransferase TrmY: MRQFIVLGHDAPTDPDFALDDLAGGAGRLDVLCRVVSSAVFLSHDIREDVRVYLVLDDSLTVRIEGSELRYMNPDERNVASLLRSALEVKGDAIGHQEAESTPGIHISKRGFEPVLETVARDATILQLHEDGDAIATVEPPADPAFVLSDHRDFTEEETALLEEYAEHRVRLGPEILHADHAVTVVHNWLDTDGFARY, translated from the coding sequence ATGCGTCAGTTCATCGTCCTCGGGCACGACGCCCCGACGGACCCCGATTTCGCCCTCGACGACCTCGCCGGGGGTGCCGGTCGACTCGACGTCCTCTGCAGAGTCGTCTCCTCGGCCGTCTTCCTATCCCACGATATCCGCGAGGACGTCCGGGTGTATCTCGTCCTCGACGACAGCCTCACCGTCCGCATCGAGGGCAGCGAACTCCGCTACATGAACCCCGACGAGCGCAATGTCGCTTCCCTCCTGCGGTCCGCGCTGGAGGTGAAAGGCGATGCCATCGGCCACCAGGAGGCCGAGAGCACGCCCGGTATCCACATCTCGAAGCGCGGGTTCGAGCCGGTGCTGGAAACGGTGGCCCGCGACGCGACCATCCTCCAGTTGCACGAGGACGGCGACGCCATCGCGACGGTCGAACCGCCCGCAGACCCCGCGTTCGTCCTCTCGGATCATCGCGATTTCACCGAGGAGGAGACCGCGCTGCTCGAGGAGTACGCCGAGCATCGCGTGCGTCTCGGCCCGGAGATCCTGCACGCGGACCACGCCGTGACGGTGGTCCACAACTGGCTCGACACCGACGGCTTCGCCCGGTATTAG
- a CDS encoding ribbon-helix-helix domain-containing protein: MSTTPITARVDEDLAATLDDVIPEHMTRSEAVAAAVERFIEATEPADLDGDLDELPDTARRGYRELLDLTNGGGRIDKLAADPALAEATSKSKAKAETNQGPGRSALEVAVLNPLVNAGLVDVIQGIDHVAYHVRPLSPEVGSA; encoded by the coding sequence GTGAGCACCACGCCAATCACGGCACGGGTCGACGAGGACCTGGCCGCCACTCTCGACGACGTCATTCCGGAGCACATGACGCGGTCGGAAGCCGTCGCCGCCGCGGTCGAGCGCTTCATCGAGGCGACCGAACCGGCCGATCTCGACGGCGACCTCGACGAACTCCCGGACACGGCACGTCGTGGCTACCGAGAGCTTCTCGACCTTACCAACGGCGGAGGTCGCATCGACAAGTTGGCCGCCGACCCGGCGCTCGCCGAGGCGACGAGCAAGTCGAAGGCGAAGGCCGAGACGAACCAGGGGCCGGGTCGGTCGGCCCTGGAGGTCGCCGTTCTCAACCCGCTCGTGAATGCCGGTCTCGTCGACGTCATCCAGGGGATCGACCACGTCGCCTACCACGTCCGCCCACTCTCGCCGGAGGTCGGTTCGGCATGA